Sequence from the Janthinobacterium lividum genome:
ACGCGCTGGCGCTGACCCTGTCGATCGGCGGCGAAGAGTGCCTGGTCGATCCCGGTACCTACTCGTATTGGCAGGATATGAAGTGGCGCGATTATTTCCGCGGCACTTCCGCGCACAACACCTTGCGGGTCGATGGTCTGGACCAGTCCGTCAGCGGCGGCCGCTTCATGTGGTTGCGCAAGGCGGCGAGCAGCGTGCTGCAGATGCCGCAGGATCCCGCGCAGTTTGTCTTTCGCGGTGCGCATGATGGCTATTTGCGCCTGACCGACCCCGTGCGCCATGTGCGCAGCGTGCAATTCGATGCGGCAACACGGCGCTTGAGCGTGCAGGATTGCGCCGAGGCACGCCAGGCGCACCGCCTGGAACAGTTCTGGCATTTTGCGCCCGACCTGTCGGTGGCGCTGGACGGCGAGGTGCTGGTGGTAAGCGGCGCGCGTTTCCGCCTGGAAGGCCGTTTTACCGGCAGCCAGCTGCGTTTGCAGTTGTCCAGCGCCAGAGAGCAGCCGCCGCTGGGCTGGTATTCGCTCCACTACGAAGTCAAAGTTGCCTGTACGACCTTGTGCGTCACTGCCGAGGGCAGCGATATCGCGGCAGAATTTACGATGGCATTATTTTAGACCTTATTAACGTTGAAAGAACATTCGATGCCTACCCTCTATCTGGTTGCCGGAGCGCGTCCCAACTTCATGAAAATCGCACCGATCGTGCGCGCCTTGCAAGCCCACGGCGGGCTTGGATTCAAGATCATTCATACCGGCCAGCACTATGATCGCGAAATGAACGACGTCTTCTTCGAAGAGCTGGGTATCCCCCAGCCCGACGTCTTCATGGGCGCCGGCGGCGGCAGCCATGCGCAGCAGACTGCCAAGATCATGCTGGCCTTCGAAGAGCTGTGCCTGGCCGAGCGTCCCGACGCCGTGCTGGTGGTGGGCGACGTGAATTCCACGCTGGCCTGTTCCATTGTTGCCAAGAAACTCAATATTCCCGTTGCCCATGTCGAAGCCGGTTTGCGCAGCGGCGACATGACCATGCCGGAGGAGATCAACCGCCTTGTCACCGACAGTATCAGCGACTGGTTTTTCGTCACGGAACCCAGCGCGCTGGAACACCTGCGGCGCGAAGGCAAGCCGGAAGCGGCCGTGCACTACGTGGGCCACGTGATGGTGGACAACGTGCTGTATCAGGCCGACAAGCTCGGTGCCGGCGTCGTCACCGAAGGCGAGGGGGCGCTTTTCAAGGCGGCCCATACGGGCGCGGGACAGCGCTACGGCGTGGTCACCCTGCACCGGCCCAGTAACGTGGACAACGCGGACATGATGCAATCGATCGGCGGCGCGCTGCGCACGATCGCGCAGGACTTGCCGCTGATTTTCCCTGTGCATCCGCGCACGCGCGCCAACCTGGACAAGTTCGGCATCGACCTCGGGCCGAACGTGACCCTGGTGGGACCGCAGGGATACATGGCCTTCCTGAATCTGTGGAAGGATGCTTGCGTAGTGCTGACCGACAGCGGCGGCTTGCAGGAGGAAACCACGGCGCTGGGTGTGCCGTGCCTGACGATCCGCGAAAACACGGAGCGTCCCGTCACTGTCGATGAAGGTAGCAATGTACTGGTAGGAACGGATCCGCAGCGCATCGTGGCCGAGGCCGGCAAAATACTGCGCGGCGAAGGCAAGCGCGGGCAGCGTCCGCACCTGTGGGACGGCAAGGCTGCCGAACGTATCGTGGCCGTGCTGGCCGCGCAGCTGTCATGAGCGCCCGTATCACGATGATGGGCTGTCAGATTGATAATCTGACGATGGAAGAAACCCTGCAAAAAGTCGAGGGATTCATCCAGTCCGGCCATCCCCATCAGCATGTGGTGGTCAATGTGGACAAGCTGGTCAAGGCGGAACGCGATGCCGAATTGCGGCGCATCATCAATGACTGCGCGCTGATCAATGCCGATGGCATGCCGGTCGTGTGGGCGTCGCGCCTGCTGGGCAAGCCGCTCAAGGAGCGCGTCGCGGGCGTCGATTTGTTCGAGGCGCTGATGCGCCGCAGCGCCGACAAGCAGTGGCGCGTGTATCTGCTGGGCGCGCGCGAGGAGGTCGTCAGCGAGGTCAAGCGTCTGTACGAGCTGAAGTATCCAGGATTGACCGTGGCCGGCTACCGTAATGGCTACTGGAGTGCGGAGGAGGAGCCTGGCATCGTCGCGCAGATCACGGAGGCGCGCGCCGACCTGCTGTTTGTCGCCATCAGTTCACCCAAGAAGGAACACTTCCTGGGACAGTACCAGGGGCAGATGAAAATCCCGTTCGCCATGGGCGTGGGCGGCACCTTCGACGTCGCCGTCGGCCGCGTCAAGCGTGCGCCCGTGTGGATGCAGAAATCGGGTCTGGAATGGTTTTATCGTTTTTTACAGGAACCGCGCCGCATGTTCCGGCGCTACTTTATCGAGGACATGGGCTTTATCCGCCTGTTCTTCAAGGAAGCGCTGCGCCGCTAGGCGCCATCGCCGAATTACGGTTTCCACCTTTTAGATTGAAAGTATTGTTATGACTACT
This genomic interval carries:
- the wecB gene encoding non-hydrolyzing UDP-N-acetylglucosamine 2-epimerase, with product MPTLYLVAGARPNFMKIAPIVRALQAHGGLGFKIIHTGQHYDREMNDVFFEELGIPQPDVFMGAGGGSHAQQTAKIMLAFEELCLAERPDAVLVVGDVNSTLACSIVAKKLNIPVAHVEAGLRSGDMTMPEEINRLVTDSISDWFFVTEPSALEHLRREGKPEAAVHYVGHVMVDNVLYQADKLGAGVVTEGEGALFKAAHTGAGQRYGVVTLHRPSNVDNADMMQSIGGALRTIAQDLPLIFPVHPRTRANLDKFGIDLGPNVTLVGPQGYMAFLNLWKDACVVLTDSGGLQEETTALGVPCLTIRENTERPVTVDEGSNVLVGTDPQRIVAEAGKILRGEGKRGQRPHLWDGKAAERIVAVLAAQLS
- a CDS encoding WecB/TagA/CpsF family glycosyltransferase — protein: MSARITMMGCQIDNLTMEETLQKVEGFIQSGHPHQHVVVNVDKLVKAERDAELRRIINDCALINADGMPVVWASRLLGKPLKERVAGVDLFEALMRRSADKQWRVYLLGAREEVVSEVKRLYELKYPGLTVAGYRNGYWSAEEEPGIVAQITEARADLLFVAISSPKKEHFLGQYQGQMKIPFAMGVGGTFDVAVGRVKRAPVWMQKSGLEWFYRFLQEPRRMFRRYFIEDMGFIRLFFKEALRR